Proteins from a single region of Callithrix jacchus isolate 240 chromosome 12, calJac240_pri, whole genome shotgun sequence:
- the LOC118146442 gene encoding uncharacterized protein LOC118146442, translated as MRMGLDDVVEAGILSHPVGILSHPVASCRHPVHILWHPVRILSASCGILSASCGILSASCRILSASCRILWHPVASCPHPVRILSASCGILSASCPHPVAFCRILSASCRHPVASCRHPVASCGILSASCRHPVASCRHPVASCRHPVASCGILSASCGILSASCRILSYPVGILSHPVGILSHLVGILSHPVGILSHPVRILSASCGILSASCRILLASCRILWHPVGILWHPVCILSASCPHPVAFCRILSASCRILSHPVASCPHPVSILLHPVSILSHPVASCCILSASCCILSASCRILLSGVFMLAEDITYDLCGLKVPNFIFFKVERTVIFTGERWNVGWPEGVRAGSLAQQMKGQGDVSHGPKDSVLRM; from the coding sequence ATGAGGATGGGTCTGGATGACGTCGTAGAAGCAGGCATCCTGTCGCATCCTGTCGGCATCCTGTCGCATCCAGTCGCATCCTGTCGGCATCCTGTCCACATCCTGTGGCATCCTGTCCGCATCCTGTCGGCATCCTGTGGCATCCTGTCGGCATCCTGTGGCATCCTGTCGGCATCCTGTCGCATCCTGTCGGCATCCTGTCGCATCCTGTGGCATCCTGTCGCATCCTGTCCGCATCCTGTCCGCATCCTGTCAGCATCCTGTGGCATCCTGTCGGCATCCTGTCCGCATCCTGTCGCATTCTGTCGTATCCTGTCGGCATCCTGTCGGCATCCTGTCGCATCTTGTCGGCATCCTGTCGCATCCTGTGGCATCCTGTCCGCATCCTGTCGGCATCCTGTGGCATCCTGTCGGCATCCTGTCGCATCCTGTCGGCATCCTGTCGCATCCTGTGGCATCCTGTCGGCATCCTGTGGCATCCTGTCGGCATCCTGTCGCATTCTGTCGTATCCTGTCGGCATCCTGTCGCATCCTGTCGGCATCCTGTCGCATCTTGTCGGCATCTTGTCGCATCCTGTCGGCATCCTGTCGCATCCTGTCCGCATCCTGTCGGCATCCTGTGGCATCCTGTCGGCATCCTGTCGCATCCTGTTGGCATCCTGTCGCATCCTGTGGCATCCTGTCGGCATCCTGTGGCATCCTGTCTGCATCCTGTCGGCATCCTGTCCGCATCCTGTCGCATTCTGTCGTATCCTGTCGGCATCTTGTCGCATCCTGTCGCATCCTGTGGCATCCTGTCCGCATCCTGTCAGCATCCTGTTGCATCCTGTCAGCATCCTGTCGCATCCTGTGGCATCTTGTTGCATCCTGTCCGCGTCCTGTTGCATCCTGTCGGCATCCTGTCGCATCCTGTTGAGCGGTGTTTTTATGCTGGCTGAAGACATCACGTATGACTTGTGTGGACTGAAGGTACCAAACTTCATCTTCTTCAAAGTCGAGAGGACTGTCATATTCACTGGGGAGAGGTGGAATGTAGGGTGGCCAGAAGGAGTTAGGGCTGGCTCACTCGCACAGCAGATGAAAGGCCAGGGCGATGTTTCCCATGGCCCGAAGGATTCAGTCTTGAGAATGTAA